A region from the Medicago truncatula cultivar Jemalong A17 chromosome 6, MtrunA17r5.0-ANR, whole genome shotgun sequence genome encodes:
- the LOC11420281 gene encoding extradiol ring-cleavage dioxygenase: MALKDTFYISHGSPTLSIDDSIEARKFLQSWKKDVFEERPKSILVISGHWDTTVPTVNVIQTTNDTIHDFYGFPKPMYQLKYPAPGAPELAKRVKELLNKSGFDRVDEDKKRGLDHGAWVPLMLMYPEADIPVCQLSVQSDLDGTYHYNLGKALAPLKDEGVLIMGSGSAVHNLGTLNPRAGVAPWALEFDNWLKDALLDGRYEDVNHYEQKAPHAKKAHPHPDHFYPLHVAIGAAGENSKAKLIHSSINLGTLSYASYQFTSDSS, encoded by the exons ATGGCATTGAAGGATACATTTTACATATCACATGGATCACCAACGTTGTCAATAGATGATTCCATTGAAGCAAGAAAGTTTCTACAATCATGGAAAAAAGATGTGTTTGAAGAAAGACCTAAATCTATTTTGGTTATTTCTGGTCATTGGGACACCACCGTACCAACCGTTAACGTTATTCAGACAACCAATGATACCATTCATGATTTCTATGGTTTTCCTAAACCCATGTACCag CTTAAATATCCAGCACCTGGAGCTCCAGAATTAGCTAAAAGGGTGAAGGAACTACTCAACAAATCCGGTTTCGACCGCGTCGATGAAGACAAAAAAAGAGGTCTTGATCATGGTGCTTGGGTTCCACTCATGTTAATGTATCCAGAAGCTGACATTCCAGTTTGTCAGCTTTCTGTTCAATCTGACTTGGATGGAACTTACCATTATAACTTAGGAAAAGCATTGGCACCTCTTAAAGATGAAGGTGTGTTAATAATGGGTTCTGGAAGTGCTGTTCATAATTTGGGAACACTTAATCCTCGTGCAGGTGTTGCTCCTTGGGCGTTAGAATTCGATAATTGGTTGAAAGATGCTCTTCTTGATGGAAG ATATGAAGATGTGAATCATTATGAACAAAAGGCGCCGCATGCGAAAAAGGCTCATCCACATCCAGATCATTTTTATCCATTGCATGTTGCTATTGGTGCTGCTGGTGAAAATTCCAAGGCCAAACTTATACACAGTAGTATTAATTTGGGAACTCTCTCTTATGCTTCTTACCAGTTTACATCAGATTCCAGCTAA
- the LOC120576152 gene encoding probable terpene synthase 4, whose translation MKISLNALYDITNNFAEKVYKKHGFNPIDTLKKSWIRLLNAFMEEARWLNSSHLPRAEDYLNNGIVSTGVHVVLVHAFFLLDHVNGITKETVDILDEKFPNVIYSVAKILRLSDDLEGAKSGDQNGLDGSYLDCFKSEHQDISGEEVQRHVARMISNEWKCLNQEILVTNKFSSSFSNFCLNAARMVLLMYHYKSNSSLSNLQEHVKSLINVGVGCN comes from the exons ATGAAAATATCTTTGAATGCACTTTACGACATTACCAATAATTTTGCTGAAAAGGTCTACAAGAAGCATGGATTCAACCCTATAGACACTCTTAAAAAATCG TGGATACGCTTATTGAACGCTTTCATGGAAGAGGCTCGTTGGTTGAATTCTAGTCATTTGCCAAGGGCAGAGGATTACTTGAACAATGGAATTGTGAGCACCGGAGTCCATGTTGTGCTTGTACATGCATTCTTCTTGTTGGATCATGTTAATGGTATAACAAAGGAGACAGTTGATATCTTGGATGAAAAATTTCCAAATGTCATATATTCGGTGGCAAAAATTCTTCGTCTCTCTGATGATTTAGAAGGAGCTAAG AGTGGTGATCAAAATGGTCTTGATGGGTCATATCTTGATTGCTTCAAGAGTGAACACCAAGATATTTCCGGCGAAGAGGTGCAAAGACATGTTGCTCGCATGATTTCAAATGAATGGAAATGTCTCAATCAAGAAATTCTGGTCACAAATAAgttttcatcatcattttccAATTTTTGTCTCAATGCTGCAAGAATGGTTCTCCTCATGTACCACTATAAGAGCAACTCAAGCCTCTCTAATCTCCAGGAACATGTCAAGTCATTGATTAATGTTGGTGTTGGATGCAATTAG
- the LOC11422347 gene encoding (3S,6E)-nerolidol synthase 1: MASDEDGYESAGALAITSWESEKSWVLDSGCSYHMFLGKEYFETLDLKEGGVVRLKNNKACKVQRMSTDVTYVKQALIFKQVYEKLVKIEDPMECFYLIDIIQKFDIEHYFVDEIKAALENLHLILNTNPIDFVSSHELYQVALAFRLLRQGGHYVNADLFDSLKCNKRMFEETHGEDVKGLIALYEASQLSIEGEDHLNDVGYLCCELLHAWLSRNQEHNEALYVANALQNPLHYGLSRFMDRNIFIHNLKAEKDLICLKELANINSSIVRFMNQNETTEVSKWWNELGLAKEVKFSEYQPLKWYTWPMACFTDPNFSEQRIELTKPISLIYVIDDIFDVHGTLDQLTIFTDAIKRY, encoded by the exons ATGGCGTCCGATGAAGATGGTTATGAGAGTGCGGGTGCATTAGCGATCACAAGTTGGGAATCAGAGAAGAGTTGGGTCTTGGACTCAGGGTGCTCTTATCACATGTTTTTGGGAAAGGAATATTTTGAGACTTTGGATCTAAAAGAAGGTGGAGTTGTTCGACTCAAAAATAACAAGGCTTGCAAAGTCCAACGCATGTCTACC GATGTTACTTATGTCAAACAAGCTTTGATATTTAAGCAAGTTTATGAGAAACTTGTTAAAATCGAAGATCCGATGGAGTGTTTTTATTTGATCGATATCATCCAAAAGTTTGACATTGAACACTACTTTGTTGACGAGATCAAAGCGGCTCTTGAaaacttgcatttgatattgaaCACCAATCCTATTGATTTTGTGAGTAGCCATGAACTCTATCAAGTTGCACTTGCATTCCGCTTGCTCAGACAAGGAGGCCATTATGTAAATGCAG ATTTATTTGACAGCTTGAAGTGTAACAAAAGAATGTTTGAAGAAACACATGGTGAGGATGTGAAAGGTCTCATTGCCCTTTACGAAGCATCGCAACTAAGTATTGAAGGAGAAGATCATCTTAACGATGTAGGATACCTCTGTTGTGAACTTTTACATGCATGGTTGTCAAGAAATCAAGAACATAATGAAGCTTTATATGTTGCAAACGCTCTTCAGAATCCACTTCATTATGGCTTGTCAAGATTTATGGATAGAAACATATTCATCCATAATTTGAAGGCTGAAAAGGATTTGATATGTTTAAAGGAACTTGCTAATATCAACTCCAGCATAGTTAGGTTCATGAACCAGAATGAGACCACTGAAGTTTCCAA ATGGTGGAACGAACTTGGACTAGCCAAGGAGGTGAAGTTTTCAGAGTATCAACCTCTGAAATGGTACACATGGCCCATGGCATGCTTTACAGATCCAAACTTTTCAGAACAAAGGATTGAGCTCACAAAACCCATCTCTTTGATTTATGTTATTGACGACATTTTCGATGTTCACGGGACATTGGATCAACTTACAATATTCACAGATGCTATTAAAAGGTATTAA